ACAGCTCCTGTTCGATCTCCGAGAGGTGCCGGTGCTTCGGGATGCCATAGGCGCGGACGCTTTCGTTGCACTCCACGAAGAGGAGGGAAATGTCCGCCTTCCGACCGGCACCGCTGACGCCACTCAGGGAATTCGCGACGATGGTCTCGGGATCGATGAGTCCGGCCTTCAGCAGCGGCACCAGCGGCAAGATGATGCTGGTGGGGTAGCAGCCAGGCGAGGCGATCAGCCGCGCCGCCTTGATGGCATCTTCACGAACTTCCGGGAGGCCGTAAACAGCCTCGTCCAACAACGCGGGTGCGGGATGGGCGTGGCCGTAGAATTCTTCATAGATGGCGGCATCGCTGAGGCGGAAGTCGGCGCTCAGGTCGATGACCTTCAGGCCGCGCTCCAAAAGAGCGGTGGCGATTTCCGCAGCGACCCCGTGAGGCAACGCGAGGAAGGCAGCCTGAGCCCCTGTGGCGGCGATGGCATCCGGATCCGGCTCAATGAAAGGGAGCTCGGCCCCGGGCAACTTTCGGAAGCGCGGGAAAACGGCAGAGAGCGGCTTTCCGGCTTCTTGCCGGGAGGTAGCCGCCACGAGTTCGACCTGGGGATGGACCAGCAGCAGGCGCAGGAGTTCCTGTCCCGTGTATCCACTGGCTCCGACGATCGCGGTCTTGATCCGTTCCATGGCGGGCGGAAAATGCACGATTTTCAGGGCTTGCCAACCGGGATTTGCCCTGATTGTCTGCCCGCCCGTCGCCGACGAGGTAAACGGGCTGTAGCGCAGTCTGGTAGCGCACCTGCCTGGGGGGTAGGGGGTCGTGGGTTCGAATCCCGCCAGCCCGACCATCAACTCAAAGAGTTCGATGGCCGTTTACTAAGTTCAGCCGTCTGCGAACAGCGCAGTGCCTACTGGCCAGGAGGCATCCGGAATCCAGCAGCGTGCACGGCCATCATGCAATTTGCGGTAGCTATCTTTGGTTTTTCGGAGCCGCTTCCTTGAGAGGACGAGCGTGGAGCCGAGGGTTCGTTTTGGCGCGATTTCAGCATCAGAATCGGGATGGCCACACCCCATGGAAAGACGGCCGAACTCATCGGCGGCCCCGAAGACGGACTCGAAGTCGAACCCGAGCTGCTAGCGGCTTCAGGCCTGAAGCTCAACATCGAGGGACATGAGATCCCGGTGATATTCAGCTCCACCGGCTCCTTGGATTTCGAACCGGGCGACGAAGTGGAGATCGTTTTCATGGGCGTGTATACCCGCGAGCCCGGCCCGGGCCCGGCGCACTACCGCTGGGTGCCGGCAGACCGGTCCTGACGAAAGCTTTCGTCTGGCCCTGAGAGGAGCGGCCGCTAGCCTGAGCGGCGATGTCCGGTCCGGAATCCCTAGAGCAGATCTTGGAAGATGCGCGGCGCGAGCGCCCGGCGGCGCTGCCCCGCGGATTCTCGGCGGAAGTGATGGAACGCATCTCCCGGCAAGCCGCGGAGAGGCCGCGGCCTTCGCCCGGCGCGCTCGACTATGCGGTGATCGGGATGGCAGCAGTGATTGTCGCGGGACTCGTCAGCCTGCTGGTGGTCCCGTCGAACGACTCGTCCGGGCCGCCGCGGCTCGCGGTCTTTGGCACCGAGGGAAACAGCTCGCCCTTCGCGACGCCATGAATCCTTGGACGGCCCGGCTTCTATGGGCACTCGCCACGGTGACCTTGGCGGCAACGACGGCGGTCTTCGTGTCCCACTCGATGCAGGGCAAGCGCGCTCCCGCAGCGGGTACATCGGAGGATGACTTCCACCGCTGGATGCACGAACAACTGCAGATCACGCCGGCACAGCATGAGGCCCTGGCATCCGCGGAAGAGGCCTATGAAAAAGAACGCGAGCAGCTGCGCGGCGAGCTCACCGAAGCTGGCAAGCAACTGGCGGACGCGGTGCGACAAGGAAAAGCGGGATCGCCGGAAATCGAGGCGGCGCTCCAGCGACTGAATGCCGCCCAAGCCAAGCTACAGCGGGCGACGCTCACCCATTTCTTCGCGATGAAGGATCACCTCGATCCGGGGCAGGCCGAAAAGCTCCTGCAGTGGACCCATGACAGCATTCTCCCCAAGTAGCTTCGAGGGGATTCCCCGCGGGGCTTCCCTGCCCCCGGGAGTGACCGCAGACGAGGTGGCGGAGATCGCGATGATCGCGTCCGCGCAAAATGGATGCCCCGATTCCTTCCGGCAGCTGGTGGAGCGGTACCAGCAGAGGATCTACCATTTCTGCTTTCACTACCTGCGCGATGCCGGGGATGCGCGGGAGGCATGTCAGGACGCCTTCATTCGCGCTCATCGGGCACTGCCGAAGTATCGGCCGAAGGCCCGCTTCAGCACTTGGCTGTTCCAGATCGCACTGAATCTGTGCCGCGACCGTGTGCGGGCATCATCCCCGGGTCGTGCGACCGAGGCGCTGGGCGAGCATGCACTGGAATTCCCCTGCCCTGCCGCGACTCCGGATGAGGCGGCGATGCGGGATACGGATCTGGCGAAGCTGGATCGCGGGCTGGCGGCCCTAGCGGAAGAGCATCGGAGCGTGCTGGTCCTTTCTTGTCTGGAGGGCCTGAGCCACAGCGAGTGCGCTGAGATTCTCAAGTGCTCCGAGCGTGCGGTGGAAGGGCGGCTCTACCGAGCGCGGCAACGGCTCGCGGAATGGTGGGAGCGGGAAGAATGAAAGGGTGATTCGGTTAGGCTGGAATCGGAGGGAGCCTCCAGAACCCCTTCGGGTTTTCAGAGAGATCTTCGCGAGCGAGGAAGGACCAATAGGGGCGATCGCGAAGCGTCGGTGACGTCACCATTTTCCGCGTGGGATCTTTCCGAGGGTCTCGTTTCACAGGCGTGACCACTTTTTCCACCCCGCCTGCGCACTCCCGCCGTGCCGTGATCGCCATGGCGATGATGCCCTTCGCCCTTCACGCCCAAGAAATGCTCGAACCGATCGTGGTGACGGGCAAAGCCGAAAACCTGATCGGAGAAGCCGACGCCGCCTCCAAGGGCCAATCCGATCGCGAGGAATTGCTCGAACGCCCCTACCTGCGCCGCGGGGAACTGTTAGAAGTGGTGCCCGGCATGGTGGTGACGCAGCACGCGGGCGGCGGAAAGGCGAACCAGTACTTCGTCCGCGGGTACAACCTGGATCACGGCACCGACTTCGGGATCTTCGTCGATGGCATGCCGGCGAACTACCGGGCGCATGGCCATGGCCAAGGATATGCGGACATGAATTTCCTGATCCCGGAGTTCGTGGAACGTCTGGACTACCAGAAGGGGCCCTACGATGCCCGAATGGGTGATCTGACGACGGCAGGCTCCGCGGAGTTCTCGCTGGTGAATTCCCTGGAGCGCGGCTTCGCGGGCATCACAATCGGGGAAGATGACTATTACCGCGGCGTCTTCGGCGATTCGGTGCAGGCGGGATCCGGCACGCTCACCTTCGGTGGTGAGGCGACCTATTACAATGGCCCTTGGGTGCTCGAAGAAGACGCGCACCGTTTCAACGGGTTGATCCGCTGGCATACCGGTGACGAGGACAACTTCTTCAACATCATGCTGCTCGGCTACCAAGCGGAGTGGACATCCAGCGACCAAATCCCGGAACGAGCAATCTACTCCGGCGAGATCGACCGCTACGGCTATCTGGACCCGACGAATGGAGGCCAGTCACAGCGCTATTCGCTTTCCATGAACTGGGGGCGGCTCTGTGACGACGTGATGTGGAAGGGGAACGGCTACGTAGGCTACTACGATCTCGATCTGTATTCGAACTTCACCTACTTCCTCGATGACCCGGTGAATGGCGACCAGTTCCGCCAATCCGACCAGCGCATCTTCTTCGGAGGCGACGTGTCCGCGACGCTTCAGGGACGCAGCATTTTCGGAGCGCCGACCGACTACATCATCGGCTTCCAGACGAGGAACGACGCGATCTGGGATCTCGAATTGGCCCGCACCCGCGCCCGCGCCGACGTGAACAAGATCCGCGAGGATGATGTCTTCACGGGCAACTACTCGGTTTATGCGGCCGCAGAAACGAAGTGGAACGAGTGGTTCCGCACCCAAGCCGGCGTGCGGGCAGATCTCTTCTACTTCGATGTGGAGAGCGACAATCCGGCAAACAGCGGAGATGAGTTCGATGGCATCGCGGTGCCGAAGCTGAATCTGATCTTCGGGCCATGGGCGGATACCGAGTACTACCTCAACCTGGGCGGCGGTTTCCATTCGAACGACGCGCGTGGCATCTTCACGCGCATCGATCCCAATGACGGCGTCACACCGGTGCTACCGGTGGATCCTCTGGTGCGCACCTGGGGCAGTGAAATCGGCGTGCGCCACCAGTGGGGTGCGAACCTGACGACCACGGCGGCGCTCTGGTACATCTATAGCGAGTCCGAGCTGCTCTACGTAGGGGATGCGGGAAATGTGGAAGCGGGGCCTTCGACGGACCGCTACGGGGTGGAATTCGCGGCGTACTGGAGGCCAAACG
This portion of the Luteolibacter luteus genome encodes:
- the argC gene encoding N-acetyl-gamma-glutamyl-phosphate reductase — protein: MERIKTAIVGASGYTGQELLRLLLVHPQVELVAATSRQEAGKPLSAVFPRFRKLPGAELPFIEPDPDAIAATGAQAAFLALPHGVAAEIATALLERGLKVIDLSADFRLSDAAIYEEFYGHAHPAPALLDEAVYGLPEVREDAIKAARLIASPGCYPTSIILPLVPLLKAGLIDPETIVANSLSGVSGAGRKADISLLFVECNESVRAYGIPKHRHLSEIEQELSLAAGEKVTITFIPHLIPVNAGIATTITAKLRGGVDAAKVGEALEAAYSEAPFVRLLGKGGCADTKNVTRTNFIDIGWHHDSRTGRVILTSAEDNLGKGAGSQAVQSFNIIFGLPQTAGLQTA
- a CDS encoding periplasmic heavy metal sensor, which translates into the protein MNPWTARLLWALATVTLAATTAVFVSHSMQGKRAPAAGTSEDDFHRWMHEQLQITPAQHEALASAEEAYEKEREQLRGELTEAGKQLADAVRQGKAGSPEIEAALQRLNAAQAKLQRATLTHFFAMKDHLDPGQAEKLLQWTHDSILPK
- a CDS encoding RNA polymerase sigma factor, with the protein product MTAFSPSSFEGIPRGASLPPGVTADEVAEIAMIASAQNGCPDSFRQLVERYQQRIYHFCFHYLRDAGDAREACQDAFIRAHRALPKYRPKARFSTWLFQIALNLCRDRVRASSPGRATEALGEHALEFPCPAATPDEAAMRDTDLAKLDRGLAALAEEHRSVLVLSCLEGLSHSECAEILKCSERAVEGRLYRARQRLAEWWEREE
- a CDS encoding TonB-dependent receptor; the encoded protein is MTTFSTPPAHSRRAVIAMAMMPFALHAQEMLEPIVVTGKAENLIGEADAASKGQSDREELLERPYLRRGELLEVVPGMVVTQHAGGGKANQYFVRGYNLDHGTDFGIFVDGMPANYRAHGHGQGYADMNFLIPEFVERLDYQKGPYDARMGDLTTAGSAEFSLVNSLERGFAGITIGEDDYYRGVFGDSVQAGSGTLTFGGEATYYNGPWVLEEDAHRFNGLIRWHTGDEDNFFNIMLLGYQAEWTSSDQIPERAIYSGEIDRYGYLDPTNGGQSQRYSLSMNWGRLCDDVMWKGNGYVGYYDLDLYSNFTYFLDDPVNGDQFRQSDQRIFFGGDVSATLQGRSIFGAPTDYIIGFQTRNDAIWDLELARTRARADVNKIREDDVFTGNYSVYAAAETKWNEWFRTQAGVRADLFYFDVESDNPANSGDEFDGIAVPKLNLIFGPWADTEYYLNLGGGFHSNDARGIFTRIDPNDGVTPVLPVDPLVRTWGSEIGVRHQWGANLTTTAALWYIYSESELLYVGDAGNVEAGPSTDRYGVEFAAYWRPNEWFSFDSEIALSEGRYTDTSGGAFVENQVPFIISSGLTLGGKTGLYGTLRARYFSERPLTADKRVESEDSLQFNARVGYRLENWDFAVDVLNLFDREDNDIEYYYTSRMPGEPAAGIDDVHLHPAEPRTIRASVTYYW